aggtaatgaaacatacattacaactaaacacttactaataacaattcatggcattcaaaacatcgaaagttcgttttaagtctaccaaaccctaaccaaaattcacaaaaatcaataatcatgtgtttgaagttttcttaatcaacctacgcatcaaaacgaagctagtgttactagtaacacaattaaaacatgaactttaacaatttaacaacattaactcatccaaaatcaaagatttaacacactcattttcaagttcatgctagttactccaaaacaacaaatcgagcaaacaaaacatatattcatgttatacttgagccatagacactaattaacaccatttcaagtataataAACGAATTtggagaaatctagtgttttagaaatgttacccaaatgtgatgaaattggtaccaaaatgtagaggatgaagagaggatcacgaatatgtaatttgttttgatgttggcctcctagatcgaatttagatgatgaataattgaattgggtgtttgtgtgtgtttttgagatggagagaaaaagagaagtaagaaaaagaaggaggaggttgaatgagtggtggggataaatggttgactagttgacctagtcaactagtttgtcccCTAGCCAATTTtcgtccctcaagtttcaaagcgggtgcgggaattaaccaaacgaatattttaaaagaaaaaacgctcgagtagacgagtgatgttataattaaataccggtaatattatgaacgttagtcaacggaaactacgaatttaaataacgaaagatattatttaaaaaaaaaagacagtgttaaaaataaatttaacggaaaaatgcgggatgttacatataatgGTAGCCCACTTCGAGTCTTTGTTGTTTAGAAACCTCCACCACTATTTATAAATAAGAGCAAGATTCAAGGATCGTAAACTTGTCACGTTTAAGCCACCATTCTCGAGAGGATTTAACATGGTACGCCACTTTATCCGATGCAATTTATGAGTGTGATCAGTACCGCCCCAGAAAAAGTTAGATCTCAAAGATTCAAGATTATCAATCACTTTTTTAGGAACAATAAAAGATTAAAGTTGTAAGATTTGACAAATTTAGTAGATATGAAAATTATGTAGGACTTTTATGATATATTAGCCTTTTCATTATATCCTAACTAATAAACTCATGTCACATTCTACTCCACACTTTAAAATCACATTTGTAACATTCTACTTTCTACTCCAGACTATAAAAATTACACTCAGTACTGTTTTATACCAAACTATTAAACACTTTCTAAACCATTATATTATAAACATAAACAAATATAGCAATTAAACATAAATAGCTATTTCTAGTTACAAGTTGCATACTTCACCTCTTTCTCAAACGACATACAAGCTTCTTTAAGCATGATAATTATCAAACGGCAGTGGCACAACCGAGCCCGAATCCCCTAAACTCGGGTGAACGAAACCATAGCTACGCAACACCTGATTATCAGCAAAATTCAACACCTTTTGCATCGCATCCCAACAACTCTGCCTAGAGTACAACTCATTATGCGTACCACTACACGGTTGACACCCCGTAAAATGCGTTATAAACGGTCTTCTCCATCCATCCCTCCCATACCCCGCCCCTTTCAAATACTCCTCCCACAACGCACTATAGCCTTCCCTCACTTTTTCCGCATGTCTTCTCCTTAACCTACGCACCCCTCTCTCAACACCGTTATATTTCTCCGTTATGTTTTCCAATCTCCCCACAATTTCCATCCAATACCCTTCGAAATAATACTCATCTTCCACGTATATTTTATCCCcccatttttctttttctcgtaataataaataaactaaacccgTTTGATCATCGGATTCGGGTTTCGCCTTGTCTTTACAAGTCTCCCTCAAAATCTCACCCCATTTTTCATAATTCGGAGTCTGGGGGCCCATACCCGACCAAACATCCATAAAGTCAAGAGCCCATTGACTATTTCTAATCAAAAAAACACCCGCATTTAAACTCGTCCAACTTTTGTTCTCGTAAATTAATTCGGGCCAACCGTGGACGACAAAGTTATGATTTTTATAACGTTCGAGCGGCAACTTAAAATCCATATCCGTAAAAACAGCGTCTGCATCAACCCACCATATCCACTCGGCTTCAGGGTGGGCCAACATAGTGGCCCTGACCGTTGGGATTTTAGCCCAGTATGTAAACATTTCCGGCTGAAACAAAACATTATTGTAAAAGATATCGTACCCGTGTATTCGACAATAATCAACTTTATTCTTGAAATACCTTAACAACAAATGATCACCTATCGGGTTCTGACACGGGTTGGATTGTGAACCGGTTACCAACAAAACCCGTTTCTCCAAACCCGGTAAAAACGAAGGGTGTAACCATAACCACTCACGTCTTTTTTCATCCCAGTTTTTTATAGGCTTGTCGATAGTGTAAGTTAGTTCCGGGTCGTCGTAAAATGTGGGTTCGGGTGGGTCATGTGTCATATTAATCCCATGACCAAAGATGTGAGTATGATCAAACCCGTGAAGTTGAGAAAAAACATTATTGCTTTTGTCTGGAAATATTTTTAAAGTATGAGTACCTCCGGTTCTGATATTAAGTGAAGGGTGAGATGGTATAAAACTGAAACTGATAATGGGCCAAAAAGTCCATAATAGTGAAAGAACAACAATAGTGCCACCTACGATTGGTATTCCATTAGAGAATAAGGATGAGCTGCCTCTGCGATTTGGCATGATCGTGGTTTGTTTGATTGTTTGATTTAGTGATATAAAATTGATCGTGGTTGCATTTTATTTGTACATGCTGAGTATCAATAAGGAATGAATTGTCGTGTTAGAATTGTGGTAGCCAGCTATAATAATTAATGTTTATGGTTATATTAGATCAgctatgaagaaaaaaaaatcaaagggACGGTATGATAAACATTATTGTGGATGAATCCAAATGAGGTGACAATGTTTATTAAATTAAGGATGTTTTAATGGCGTCATGGTTACTATCATTGTAGACTGGATTTGTGTTGATGAAATTATTGCTTTTAAGATAGACAAAATTGCACCGGGTCCCTGTGGTATATTCGAAATAACAAgcggagtccaaaagaatttttttgaCTTGGGTGGTCATTGTGGTATGCATTTGTTTCATGGGGAGTCCATTTGCCTAACGTCTGTGATATTTTAACGGTAGAGTGTTGCACATGAGTTGCACATGAGGGTACAATGGTCCTTTTACCTCCTTTTACCCCCTTTTAGGTAGGTGTTACCTGCATCCATTCTTCATTAATCCCTTTTAGGTGTTACCTGCACCTCCTTTTTCTTCCTCTGTCATGaaaatcataaaccctaattttgttcATAACAAACCTCCTTACAACTACTACTCCGTATTTTATTCATTGTGCTATAAATTTCAATTTGAAAAAAAGAAATATATCAAAACAACATTTTATAACAAAACTCATCTAAAAATTCTAAGTTATGGCATTTGAATCACCCAATATTCTTGGATCTTTGGACATTAGCCATTGATTTTATTCTTTGAATATTGCTTTAAAACCATCATGGCCAGTATACATTGCCATTAAATTTAATTTCAAAATCATAAACAAACACATTTAATAAACCCATGAAGCTCTAGTGAAGCTTCAACCATTTTAGATTCATTTTCAACAAAACCCACAAACTTACATGGATACTTACAATATCAACAACACATGGGCAAAAATACAACAATATGGGGCAATTAACGGGCTACATATCCATTCAATATACATCATCAGTAGATCTATGATCACAAAACACTTCAATACTTTTAATTAAAAAACTGTTGCTGATAACAaaatagaggatgatgatgatgatgatgatgatgatgatgatgatgatgaatgtgaaATTACCCAGAAGTGAAGAAGATAAATCCAACCTCAGAGAAAAGACAGCCGACACCGACGAGGACTTTGACAAGCTGAGGTGTTTCGCCGGAGCCGGAGTTGCAGGGAAATTATATCGTTTGGAGTGCGATGTATCAATTTGTCATCATCTTACATCTGATGTGTTGAAGAAATGGGGTTTTGATGTTTAGATCTATATGTTTATCAGATATGTACTGTTTGAATTCGAAATTGCAGGTAGGTGCTTAAATCGGATCTGAACCTTTCGCCATCCTTTCAACGGTTCTCTCTCCGGCGTCATTCTTATTGGTAGTGTTATGGCGGCGGCTGTGGCGGTGGCGGTTATGGTGACGACAGTGGTGGAGAAAACTGGAGAAAATTGAGAGTTGGGGTTTGATGTCTATGTGGGATTTAGTTCAAATTGAAGAACTGAGAATTATGTGATTTCGAATCTTTTCTTAAATCCATATGTACTTGTTTACTTTTGTGTATGTGATTGTGATGTGATGAAGTATCTGAAGAAATGTGGTAGATCTTAATTAAGGTTAGGGTGTAtaaaagagaaagaaaagagaagGGGAAAGAAATTGGAAGAGATTTTTTTGAAATGACAATTTTACCCTCGTGTGCAAAGCATGTGAGGCACTAAAACGTTAGGATTAGACAGACGTTAGGCAAATGGACTCCCCATGAAATAAATGCATACCACAATGACCCCCCAAGtcaaaaaaattcttttggactccgcttgttatttcgaacataccacagggacTCCCGGTGCAATTTTGTCTTTAAGATAATAAGAAATGTTTTTTATCGGATAAGTTTCTTGATTTCAAGCTTTAGAAAATTAAAAACTAAGATAGACCAAGTAAGATAGACTAGTGTTCAACTTTTACGATCTATATCTATAGAAGTTTAAATTTCGGGCATTTGTTTTGTACTAATTACGTTACAAATTCAATTAAAGAAAAAGCAATTTGCTCTATAATTATAAGCTAAGAGTGTTTAATAAACATTATATCAAGTAAGCGATtctataatattaatattgtacggagtaatattatatatagttataaacTAGAAACAGGTCTAAATCGCGCCGCAATGTAAACAGTTCTAGTTCATAGGATTCAACTTCTTTAGCAAACAGTGAACACAAAAACACTcctaaaactactaacttaaacaTTTTAACAAACATAAGCATCCAATGTCTTGAGCGCGGCTGCATAAACCACAATTAAAACTTCAAGGGAGTGACAAAACAAACTACAAATATCAACGTTCAATAGAGACAATAATCAAAAATAACTTCAAATCATTAAAATCATTAAAATCATTGCAGTTGGAAAAAGGGAAAAAACTCACCAAACCTAAGACTATAACATAATTCCCTTCCATCGTTTCTTTTAACACTATCCACAAAAGAAGAGACTTATGATTCAGCTAAATCAAAAAATACAGCTTATTGCAACATTTTTAAGAATAACTAAATAAATAGATGGGTTAACATTGTCATACAAAGTATATCACTAAGCAAGTCAATTGTAAATGGCTACATATTTAACAAAATAACTTAAATCCCTGAAACCTACTGTTTTTTGTAGATAGCAGTGAGAGGGGTATACCTCATTTGGGTTGCCCTTATATGATGTAGGCTTACGTTTGTGTGTATGCATGTATGTACGTATGTAAGCATGTATGTATGACTTGGtgcttcgcatcgttcggtgcatcttgggatcattatggctgaggacgacctTCCTTGCTCTTGAGCTTGGTTGGTTTCTTCTAGCTGGGTGGTTTCGGAggtgtctaccgtaaaggtgcatgagtggtttttTGGTTTGctacgggtggttggctctttgcttgcgcaacaacttccacctggcatgcccttcgagttgctgtccacaaggtcctttggctctatttattgaggcaacgACAAGCGTCGATTTAGTGGCgccttgactgccgcttagagcctaaattgatttccAGGCagactttaaaacccatgaaaatttgattctaccattttcatggcgtctatcttttattttttatgtatttatttctttcttttttatctcttttcttttattttttttttattttttatttttaatttatttttttttcctgGCCGGAGGTCCccgcggaagcaatctctctaccctgaaGTAGAGAGGGAGATGAATTTCCTTTCATGTGGGTAGAGAATCTTTTCTCGACTCGTGGTtaaagaaacgacttctcttctattctagggtagaggaagtattgtctacatcttacctcccccatacctcgcaggcgtgggattgggtattgttgttgttgttgttgtatgcaTTGCCTTgcttttcaaaaataaaataaaataaaataaaataaaataatcttTAAACTGACACTGTATTCTGCAATGTATGTATACgtatacatatttatatgtaaAAAAGTAAATGTTTCACAACTAATCTGTTAGTTTCACAACTCAAGTCCAAATATTGAGATGTGCCCTTTTACATATCTACCTATCTATTGCTAACACCAAGACCATTCAGTGTCTCAGTATTTCTCAATTACTACCATAAGTATCAACTTTAAGGTTGCATAATTTTCCTCATTCTTTTTTTATCCAGTGTGAAAAGGTTGTCGACTTCATCATCTACTTCACCCTCTTGAGCCTACAATATCAAAAGATTAAGCTAATAAAATGGTGACCACATGACATCCATACTTGTCATGCCCTACCATGTTTCATATAGATGAAACATGAGGAGAATGACTCCATAGTCActttcataatgatatgctaaaccACCATTGGTATCACCTATGAACGAAAACAATAGCAAGAAACGAAAGTGTGAAGTTAGTAGTATAATCAACAAATTCATCTGCTTCTTCAAAATTGATTTTTTTTATTGAAATATCCTAATTGTGAAGTTATAAGCTACAAATTTACACACTTTAGTACAATTTTATAGTTACTATTAAAATCAGAAACAATAATCAAAATAATCACTTTTAAACGAAACCGTTAAACCAAAATCACACCTGAATAGACTTGTACACGAAGAAAAGAAAACATTTTATTGAATATATACATACCTCCCTAGTATTGGCAACATAAAGTTTGCCTCTGCTACCAGAAATTGCAACATTTTTTGTTGGTACAAACACAATTTGCAGCAACAAAATCATAATTGTTGACAACCTAATTCCTAGATCACACAAAACATCCGGAATACAATCACTAATAACAACTAATTCATAATTATCTTTTTTTATTCTTACTTTTGTATTTCCGAATTCCCAATTGCACCGACACTTGAGGTGAAGCCGTACAACCCAAACAATCTTGTTGATGTACATTATGAAGCAATCCAGATGACTGAAAATAACGCACTAGTGATACAACATTAGGGTTATTTAAAGTGAATTCTTACCACTAGCATAGCCTATTTAAGTCGAATTGAGTATCACTGGCTCCTCTAAAGACTCGCAATCAACTACTTCAAACTGTGTTGCGTGTTTGTTCTATAATGTCTTTGATAAGGAGTCTTCATGCAAATAATCCTTACCATAGTCAAAAAGAACTATTTATCTGTTTAGATGGAAGATTCAAAGTAGGTCGGTTGCCCATCATCAGCTCTTTAACTtaaatttgtttaattattaacaataatataagTGTCTAAAAACTTAAATTATCACACAGCTGAATTCTTCTCCCATCAATGATGTGAAAGTCAGCAAACTCGGTCTGTCGTCATCCTTCCGTGAAAGTCTACATAATAAATACTAAGAGGTGGTTGCTACCAAAATTTAGACCTTATCAAACATTGATTCGATCATATATATCCTCAGGTAGCAAAATGTAAGAAACTGAATAGAGGGAAAATACAGAACTTATATTATTGAATAAACTTGAATTCTTAATATTCGTCAATATAGAGAAAATGTTATAGAGAAAATGTTGTTCGATTAGTTTTCACGAGTCGAGTAAGAAAATATTAATATTCGACACGCTCGAAAACTCATTTAATAATTGAACGAGTTAATCGAGCCTATATGGCTCGAATAGTTTGTATGCTTGTTTATGTTTAGACGAAACGAGCTACACGAGCCGAGCTAAGCGAGCTTGTCGAACGAGCTTGTATGGAAAATGGTAATATTAATTTAAGACTTAAacattttattattaaatttataactTAATTatctaactagaaagttaaactttaacaaccattcaggcttgcctgagtagccaccgagttgcccaatgaagcacaccacccgggttcaattcctggctatgccaaattgttcaaaaagggagtgtgactagagggtgcgcataatgcgcaattcacccggtaccaggtctcgcgctcgggaagcttaattacccgaggttttaccttctatgggggagccaatgtgttcgttcataggagggtttctttgcttacaaaaaaaaaaaaaaaaaaaaaaaaaaaaaaaaaaaaaaaccctttaaCTAGCAAAATATAAATGTTAGGTATATGTAACCATCAACACTTCACTTATATATAAGCATCTTCTATATAAGCATCTTCTTGGTATCATTGTCTTTCCCACATCCAATGTGTGATAGAAATTCCTTCACTTATTTACTTCATCCCACATTGAATATCAATAGAAAGTGAAATGGAATGAGAGCACTACAAATATATGTGTAACGATAACATCAATTTCAAAGGTTGAAATgtgatatttataaatataaacattACCCAACTAAATCAAATTCTAATGATTTAGATACTTTTTATTAATTAGCAATTATTTAAGAAATTGTTAATTATTCAAAGATTTTTTGTGATCATAAACAAGTTCAAACGAGCTCGGACCGAGCTTCAATTCAAGTTCGAAACAAATAAATTTGAGCTAGTAAACAAGGAAAGTTAAACAAATATCGCGTTCGAGCTCGAACAAATAAAAAaaactccatgccttgcaacaacctctTGAATATACAATTTCGACATAGCTTTCATTGAGGATTTTAATAATATAGCACAATATATGTGGAGTTCTCGTCCTCTTTCAAAGCGTGATATGAAAGCAACTGTTATTGGAGTTTGTTCAAGATGTAGGTTATTCTGGTCCAAGAACAAGAGTGATCAGAACTTTCAAGAAGCAGCACATCCATCACCGCTGGTAAACCGTACGTGAGAGATGTCAAACGCACGGTTGAGGTTAGTCAAACGAACGAAATGTTGAGGATTTTAGGTGAACCGTACATGCGAGACTTGGACTATATAAGGTGTTATTCTGTTTCTGTTTGACACTTTGTCGAGTTCGAACAAAGTAATTTTCCAACGAGTCGAGCTTAACTACTTACTGCTCGACATGAGTTCAGTTCATTAACAGTCCTAGTTATACCATGTTCTTATAAAAAACGAAACTATCTTAACAGAAATGTTATAGTCCTGGTAGGTTCGTGAGGCATGGTTTGTCAGAGTGCTCACTCAGATTTATACCAGATGAAAGGAGAAAAAGAATAAATCTATCTCATGGTTCAAAGTAGTATCTGAAACAACTGCAATCATATACTAGTGGAATAAATGTTAATTTGTGAATGTTAAAAGTCCGGTGTAATGTTTTTTTAACCAAGTCAAGTAAGTTTTAAACCAAGAgcttgttgtagctaatcttgtagcTCAGAGTCTACATAAGTTATTAAGCATAAGGCCACATAAGTAAAAATAAAGCTGATTGTGGCTTGATGTGTGAACCAATTGTTTCAGGGTCAGGTGAAGACGAAGTTACAACAGAGGTTCACCTGTATTGAAGTATAGATAGTAGATAGATGTTTATACCAACATCAAATTAATGGTACAGTGTGCAGAGCAAATGAAAGAAAGTACATCAAACAGTCTTATTTATTGAAATCAATCAAAGGAGGATCTTAAGCAGGCAGCAAATGTTTCGTGAAACCCGTCACACAGGCTCAGACTTGGTTTAACTAAATAACAGATCACTTCTCGGGTGTTTTCGGAAGTCCCTTCCATTTAAAGTTGTCTGAATATGCCTTTGCCTGCAGCAAGTGCATTTACAGAATCAAGCTAAAAGAAGAGATTATATATATTGTGTCCATAGATAGAGAGAGGTACCAATCAGATTTAATACTTCAAGTGGATACAATGATAACACATTAGTTC
This genomic window from Rutidosis leptorrhynchoides isolate AG116_Rl617_1_P2 chromosome 2, CSIRO_AGI_Rlap_v1, whole genome shotgun sequence contains:
- the LOC139891817 gene encoding putative glycosyltransferase 7 encodes the protein MPNRRGSSSLFSNGIPIVGGTIVVLSLLWTFWPIINKSNNVFSQLHGFDHTHIFGHGINMTHDPPEPTFYDDPELTYTIDKPIKNWDEKRREWLWLHPSFLPGLEKRVLLVTGSQSNPCQNPIGDHLLLRYFKNKVDYCRIHGYDIFYNNVLFQPEMFTYWAKIPTVRATMLAHPEAEWIWWVDADAVFTDMDFKLPLERYKNHNFVVHGWPELIYENKSWTSLNAGVFLIRNSQWALDFMDVWSGMGPQTPNYEKWGEILRETCKDKAKPESDDQTGLVYLLLREKEKWGDKIYVEDEYYFEGYWMEIVGRLENITEKYNGVERGVRRLRRRHAEKVREGYSALWEEYLKGAGYGRDGWRRPFITHFTGCQPCSGTHNELYSRQSCWDAMQKVLNFADNQVLRSYGFVHPSLGDSGSVVPLPFDNYHA